The Chitinophaga pinensis DSM 2588 region GCCGGAATCATGGAGCGGCCTTCCCGGGCAACAAGTGCATGATCATAAAAACGGGATAAATAGGCCGCCGCACCGGTCATCAGCAACAGGGCAATACTATCCGGATGCCGGTTATTCCAGTGTCTTAAAGGGGTATCTTTTACCCATTCATTAAACGACCCAAGCGCAGAACTGCTTTGTACCTGGTAATCCAGCCGGGCAGCCTGATCGCCTGTAAGTGCCGCTTTCATACTTTTCTCAAAATATTGTCTGAATACCAGTGCCATCTTATGCCGCGGATGCTGCGTAGCACTGGCAATTGTAGCTGGACTGAGCGTTTGTTTCAGCTGCTCGAAAACGGCCTCCAGCGTTGCACCAAAATAACGCGTTTCAAGCTGCGTCCTGTCTTTTTCATCCAGTTCATCAAGGGAGGTATACATCCTGTAAAACTCATACAAACGGGCTGCTCTGGCCGGGAAAAACAGTCCTTTCTTCAGCACCTGTATACGTGCACCAAATTCAAACAACTCTTCTCCCGGTACATAATCTGTATCCTGGATACCCGTCTCCTGCAACATATCCTTTACCTCCCTGCTGGTACCTGCTTCTACTGTACATTGGTTCACCGAGCCTGTCAGAATAAATTCCGCTCCTGTGAGGAATGCTCCTGCCGCGGCCTCCGGTGTGCCTATGCCTCCTGCCAGTCCGATGCGTGGCGCCTCCTGATACCCGAAACGACGTGCGAGCTGGTCCCTCTGCTGTCTGAAGGCCGTTACCAATGCATAAGGCATTTTACGTCCTCCCATACCGGTTCCCTCCGCTTCTGCACAGATATCGTCTGCCATAGGTATCGTCACAGCCATCAGCGCCTGTTCCTTCGTGATTTTACCTGCGGCAACAAGTTGTTCCACTGTCTTCTCTGGTGGAGGCTGGAGAAAGAGCGCTGCGATGTCAGGACGGGCCGCTTTGGCAAGTATATGATGCCGGATAGTGGTACGTCCGTTTCTATCCTTTACGAGACCAGATACACGATAGTATACAATTGCCTCACTCAGCGCAGTGTATCCACCTGCTTCCACAACGCTTACCTGATGCTTTTGTAGCAGCGCGACGAGTGCCATCTCTGCCGCGGCATCATCCGGCTGATGCCAGACGTGAATGCCGTAAGGAAAAGGCGCTGGTAAGGTCTGAAAATAACGGATCGCTTCTTCTATTTCTGCCAGACTCTTTCCCTTAGATCCATAAAAACTCAATAAACCGGCCCGGCCCATCCTTACCACCAACTCTTTCGAAGCGATGCCATAAAACATCGATCCTGCCGCATACGCATACTTTACCTTATATAGCTTACGAAAAGCGGCACTGCCCAGGTGTGTTGCTGTAAATAAGGGATCAATACCTTCCGCCACTTCTTCCCCTGTCAATTGCCTGTAATAAGCAGGCAATTCATCCGTTATTATCTCTTCCTGTGTGGTTGCCGGCGCAGTTTGTTCTACCTGCTTTTGCGGCTGTTGTACGGGTGCAAAACCACCAGCTGCTGCCGACATAGGTGCGGCGGCAATAAATCCCTGCATCTTCGTCAGTACATCGCCAGGTCCTACTTCCTGAAAGGTAGCTACACCATTATGCAACAAAAAGGAAATACTCTCATACCATTTCACCTGACTGGTAATCTGTGTCGTCAGTAATTCCCCGATACGGCCATCCTCGTAGGGACGAGCCAGCACATTGGAAATAACGGGTATCTGCAAAGGAGAAAAATGTACACTGGATACACATAGGGCAAAGGCATCCTGCGCTTCCTTCATATATCTTGAGTGAAAAGCACCACTGACATTCAATGGATAATAGAGCTTTGCACCATTGGCTTCAAATACTTTCTGGGCACTGATAATATCGTCCCGTAATCCGGAAATAACAATCTGTTCCGCAGAGTTGTAATTAGCGATATCAATACTAGTGTAGCTACTTTCGACAAGTATCTTTCTGACTGTATCCATCTTTAATCCCAGCAAAGCAGCCATTCCACCATTTTTCACACGTCCCATAATCTCTGCGCGCTGTTTAACCAGCTTCAGACCAGTTTCAAAAGAGAATGCACCTGCTGCAAACAATGCCACATATTCACCCAGGCTATGCCCCAGTACAAAATCAGGTTTAGGCATAGTATCCAGTCTGTCCAGGTATGACAACGCATTTACCACATATAGTGCAGGCTGCGTATACTGTGTCTGATTGAGTAAACGGTGCTCGTCCGTCACACACAATTCCCTGATATTATAACCCAGTATTTCACTTGCCTCTTCCGTCAGTGAAGTATATTTATCAAACAATTTTTCGCCCATCCCTCTTTTCTGAGAGCCTTGGCCGGGGAACAAATAAGCAATCATAACAACTTTATTAAATAACAAGCGAAAGTTTATATCAGGCAATTTTTTCTATATCACAGTTGCTGATCTCTACTGATACCGCCTGCGCTATTACCGGCAGTTTAATCAAAACACGCAGGCGATTTGATCTTTTATACAATTCTCCTTCCAGTCCGGAAAACACCCCGTTGAGTATTCTTATCTTATCGCCCGTATTATATACAGACTCTATTTCCACATCCTGTCTTGACTGTTCTATCTGCCTGATTTTATTGATATCATCCTCACTTATAGCAATAGCTCTTCCTTCTACAGAAACAAACCGGACCACACCAGGAATTCCCAGTATAGGCGTTTTGTTTAGTAAGTTTGTTTTAACAAATATGTAGTTTGGGAATAAAGGTACTTCCATTCTTTTGAGACGGTCACTCCACTTTCGCACTTCTGTTTTTACCGGGAGATAATGAATGATATCTATTAGTGCTAACTGCCTTCCTATCTTTTTTTCAAACAGCGGATATGTATACAATACATACCACTTACTTTCACGCTGCTGCGTAATAGACATTGATGATCTCATAAATCTTGTAGTTACTGGATAGTATAAATGAGGGAAACGAATGAACTGGCATTTATAACAAATTCATTCATAAGGCTGTACGCCGTGTTCTAAAGTTCTAAAACAGTTGTAGATGAAACATGGCTTCGCCGGACTATGCCCCAGGCATGTTATATTAAAACAAAAAAATTGGTGAAAACTTACTTAAATGTACTGCTAGTTAACAAAGTCTTTGGGTTATTTAAGGCATAAAACTTCGTGTCTACGATTATATGGATAGAGTGTTTATGTTTTGATAAAATTAGTAAAAAAAATATAAAAACAAATTTTGAAACGATTTGTTTCTCAGAATATTTTTAAGAACTTGCAATTACTACACACATCATTCTACTGCTTCAGAATTAATTCCAAATCTGTTTAAACCCTTTCAAAATAGCCATGACAAAGACATCCAACGAAACTATACAGTTCAGTTCTTATCAAAAACTTATCATCTTCATGCTTGCAGTTGCTCAGTTCTCTGTACTGCTTGACTTCATGGTAATTGCTCCTTTAGGTGATTTATTAATTAAATCTTTATCGCTTAAACCAGCACAGTTCGGGATTGCAGTATCTGCTTATGCATTTAGTGCGGGAATATCGGGATTATTAATTGCAGGTTTCGCGGACAGATACGACCGTAAAAAATTATTACTCTTTTTTTATGCAGGTTTTATATTAGGAACATTATGTTGTGCAATCGCATCCTCTTATATTTATCTAGTTGCCGCACGTATTGTTACAGGTCTGTTCGGTGGTGTGATCAGCTCTATTGCAATGGCCATCATAGCCGACATTTTCCCCCTGCAACAGCGGGGCAGAGTAATGGGCTATCTGCAACTGGGCTTTAGCGCCAGCCAGGTACTAGGCATTCCTCTCAGTTTATTAATAGCGAATCTATGGGGATGGCAATATCCATTTGTACTGGTATCTGCAATAGGACTGATAGGGCTAATAATGATCGCTACCAGGCTGCAGCCATTACAGCAACACCTGCATATACAACAAACACGTTCTCCGCTTTTACATCTCAAACATGCACTCTCTATCGGTCGCTACCATATTGGCTATATCGCTACTGCCCTCATGTCAATCGGTGGTTTCATGATGATGCCCTTCAGCAGCTCTTTCGCTGTAAATAATCTGCATGTAACCCAAACACAGCTGCCCGGATTATTCATGGCATCAGGTATCACTACCCTCGTCGTAATGCCATTAATAGGCAAACTGAGTGATAAAATGGACAAGTTTAAATTATTCACACTTGCCTCCATACTCATGATGGCGATAGTCGTGATCTATACCAATCTCGGACCGACTCCCTTCTGGATTGTTGTGGCACTGAATATGCTGATGATGTCTAGTATTATGAGCAGAATGATTCCGAGCAGTGCGTTAACCAGCGCAATCCCGGAGCCACAGGACAGGGGTGCGTATATGAGTGTCACGGCTTCCCTTCAGCAAATAGCCGGCGGTATCGCAGCAGCAGTTGCCGGTATTATCGTAACACAGAAAGACAAGTTACAGCCCCTGGAACATTATAACATCGTAGGTTATATGATGGTAGTCATCACTGTCTTCTGTATATATCTCGTTCACAGGATCAATAAAATGATCATTGAAAAAAACACCAATACCCAGAAAGCAAATAAACCCAGTGTATACCCTGCCTGACAGCAGGGTATACACCCTATTTTACCCATCAGTATGATCTATCTGGTAACAAAAAATTAAACATCGAAAAATGAACAGATATCAAAAATTCGACTTAATTTACGTCGTGAAAGTATTTGAGTAAACATATGATAGTAACATATCAAACAAGCTACAAAAAGATCAGGGATTTTACTTTCGACAACGGCACAGCCGATACCTCCTTCGCCCCAAAATCATCCACTTCACAAAACTGGACTACGGAATTTACGCAACGCATTGCAGATGAACACAAAAGATTTATCCGGGTCTGCTGTATATCTCCTACGGGCGCGGCGCCACCCAAAAAAGTAGATAAACCATGTATCTTTAGCACTGCTCCTCCGGCTGACATATGGCCACCTCCAAGGAAATCATTTCCCATCCCGAACGCTCCACCTACTTTGTGGAACACAAAACCAGCCCCTAGCCTTGTCATCTTTATTTTTATAGCACTTTTATCCTGTGCACCTGCAATCAGACAACTTATTTCCTATATTCTGAACGCTCCTCAGTTCCTTACTTTCTTCACCATTTATATAATATATATACTGATACCACCGCTCAATTATGCCTGCATTGAAAAATGCTGCTATAACAGCTATCGCCCTGCACACCGGGCCATACAGGTATCATATGCCTATGCAATAGAAATGATCAAACAGGTCATTCATATGAAACAGCAACATTTACAATTTAACCCAAACAAGTTATGACACAAGAACAGCAAACCCTCTGGACGAAGATCCAGGCATTCAATTTCGATGGCGGAAGTCCCGTCAATCACTTTACTAAAAAACTGGCAGCAGAACAAAACTGGACAATCGCCTTCACACAAAAGGCCATTGAAGAGTATAAAAAATTCATGCTGCTCTGCTGTACCTCTCCTACAGGTGCAGCCCCCTCGCAAATTGTTGACGAGGTATGGCACCTTCACCTGACTCACACCCAGTCTTACTGGACAGACTTCTGCCGGAACACCCTGGGACAGGACGTACATCACTATCCTTCCATGGGAGGTACGCAGGAAGATTACAAACACCTGAACTGGTATAAGACCACTAAAAGATTATACCACCGGACCTTCGGCACAGAAGCCCCGGAAGATATATGGCCGACACCGAAGGAATTCGTTCCGGTACCAGAGGATCCTATCATTAAATGGACGCCTGCATTGAAAGGATGGTTTACCGCCTTATGCGTACTACCGTTTATCTTCTCCGGACTGATATTCAAAAAGCTCTCCCCTTTCGATCTGAAAGGTCCGCAGTTCCTGGTGTTCTTTTTTGTATACGCCAGTTGCCTGCTCACCATTCTGGCCGTCTACCTGGAAAGTAGTAAACAGCAGGCGGTCGACGTACTGAAAAGATACTTCCCGGATGATATATCTCCTTATCAGATAGCAGCCTTCGTATACGGCAGAGCCAGGGCCGTACAGACCGGGATTGTAGATCTTGTTAAACGGGGATTGATCATTCCCCAAGGAGATCATGCATTCGTTTTAAATAAGCGGGGCTATATGCCAAGGTTAAACGAAACAAATCCGTTAATACCTGGCTTTGAAGCAGAAAATGATGATGCAGATGTTATCTATACTGAGATCTCTTCCCGCTGGTACAACCCCGATGAAGCCAGTCATCCGTTAATGGTTGCACTGGACAAATTTGCCGTACAACACCGGCCTTTCATCAACATCCTATACATCGCATTATATGGTATGGCCGGGGCAAGGCTTATACAGGGATTGATTAACGGGAAAGCCGTCGGATACCTGATATTCGAAATAGTTATCGTATTCGTGATCAGCAAACTGACCAGCGCCGCTGCGCGGAGAGATCTCGCCATGTACCAGGCGGCAAAAGACTGCTTTATTGAAAAATTTGGGGAGAATCCTGATAAGACAGACAACATCGTACCCGGATTTGCGGTGAACGGATTATCCGCAGTCAGTGGTTTTGCTGAAATAGGATTTCTTACCGGCATGTTTGCTACATATACCAGCAGCGCTTTCAGAAATGAACGTGGAGAGCCGGTGAATAAAGACTTTGGTGGTGCTTCCAGTTGTAGTAGCGGTGGATCGGGCTGTAGTGGCAGTAGTTGCAGTAGTGGAGGAAGTGGATGCGGAAGCAGTTGTGGTGGTGGATGCGGGGGTTGCGGAGGAGGCGGTGACTAAATAAAGACCTCCCGGCAATCACATTGCCAGGAAGTCTTTATCCGATATTTTTTCTATTTCGCTGCTTCTGCACTATCTCCTACCATCGGTCCATGCAGGGACAACTCGCTACCTTCGCGCTTTGATTTAAAAATCGGCCATAGGAACTGTGAGTACCACTCCTCTTCTTTATAATGTTTAATACCATAGCCACTTGGATATTGTCTTGTAATGATCCCTGTACGAAAGATAATATCCCATATAAAGAACATATTCCCGAAGTTTCCTTTATAATACCCTACACCATCATCACTCGTGTCCGCATGATGTGCATGATGTGTTGCGGGCGTTGATATCAGCCGCTCCATCACCCAGCCGATTGGCTTCAGCCACATCACTGTATAAAACGGTTTATCCCATTTTATGCTGGAATGGGCGGCTGTAGTGATCAGCGATTTCACACCGGTTACAAACAATACCGGGTATCCTAACCCGAGATACACCAATGTTGTGGTCAGGTATATCTGCGAAAAAAAGATCGTATAAATAATATTCTGCCGACTGGCCATCGCCATACCCATATAAGGCGCAGAGTGATGGGTACGATGGAAACGCCACAACCAGGGTACCTGGTGATGCAACCGGTGATACCAGTATTGGGTCAGATCATCCGCTACCGCAATAATAGCGAAGCCCCACCAGAAAGGCACCCAGGCAAAAGCGCCTTTTGCACCCGGCAGAAACTTGGGTAATAATAACAATCCTACATAAGCCACAAATGGTCTTACCACTACCTTTGGCACAACAAAGCAGATAATATCCAGGACACGTTCATTGCGCGTCCAGCGCTGCTCATATAAGCCAAAGGAGAACTCAACGATACCAACGATCAACATGATCACCGG contains the following coding sequences:
- a CDS encoding UpxY family transcription antiterminator encodes the protein MRSSMSITQQRESKWYVLYTYPLFEKKIGRQLALIDIIHYLPVKTEVRKWSDRLKRMEVPLFPNYIFVKTNLLNKTPILGIPGVVRFVSVEGRAIAISEDDINKIRQIEQSRQDVEIESVYNTGDKIRILNGVFSGLEGELYKRSNRLRVLIKLPVIAQAVSVEISNCDIEKIA
- a CDS encoding MFS transporter — protein: MTKTSNETIQFSSYQKLIIFMLAVAQFSVLLDFMVIAPLGDLLIKSLSLKPAQFGIAVSAYAFSAGISGLLIAGFADRYDRKKLLLFFYAGFILGTLCCAIASSYIYLVAARIVTGLFGGVISSIAMAIIADIFPLQQRGRVMGYLQLGFSASQVLGIPLSLLIANLWGWQYPFVLVSAIGLIGLIMIATRLQPLQQHLHIQQTRSPLLHLKHALSIGRYHIGYIATALMSIGGFMMMPFSSSFAVNNLHVTQTQLPGLFMASGITTLVVMPLIGKLSDKMDKFKLFTLASILMMAIVVIYTNLGPTPFWIVVALNMLMMSSIMSRMIPSSALTSAIPEPQDRGAYMSVTASLQQIAGGIAAAVAGIIVTQKDKLQPLEHYNIVGYMMVVITVFCIYLVHRINKMIIEKNTNTQKANKPSVYPA
- the fabD gene encoding ACP S-malonyltransferase, with the translated sequence MIAYLFPGQGSQKRGMGEKLFDKYTSLTEEASEILGYNIRELCVTDEHRLLNQTQYTQPALYVVNALSYLDRLDTMPKPDFVLGHSLGEYVALFAAGAFSFETGLKLVKQRAEIMGRVKNGGMAALLGLKMDTVRKILVESSYTSIDIANYNSAEQIVISGLRDDIISAQKVFEANGAKLYYPLNVSGAFHSRYMKEAQDAFALCVSSVHFSPLQIPVISNVLARPYEDGRIGELLTTQITSQVKWYESISFLLHNGVATFQEVGPGDVLTKMQGFIAAAPMSAAAGGFAPVQQPQKQVEQTAPATTQEEIITDELPAYYRQLTGEEVAEGIDPLFTATHLGSAAFRKLYKVKYAYAAGSMFYGIASKELVVRMGRAGLLSFYGSKGKSLAEIEEAIRYFQTLPAPFPYGIHVWHQPDDAAAEMALVALLQKHQVSVVEAGGYTALSEAIVYYRVSGLVKDRNGRTTIRHHILAKAARPDIAALFLQPPPEKTVEQLVAAGKITKEQALMAVTIPMADDICAEAEGTGMGGRKMPYALVTAFRQQRDQLARRFGYQEAPRIGLAGGIGTPEAAAGAFLTGAEFILTGSVNQCTVEAGTSREVKDMLQETGIQDTDYVPGEELFEFGARIQVLKKGLFFPARAARLYEFYRMYTSLDELDEKDRTQLETRYFGATLEAVFEQLKQTLSPATIASATQHPRHKMALVFRQYFEKSMKAALTGDQAARLDYQVQSSSALGSFNEWVKDTPLRHWNNRHPDSIALLLMTGAAAYLSRFYDHALVAREGRSMIPA
- a CDS encoding sterol desaturase family protein, with the protein product MLHYIESIFTHLSTWGLPVIMLIVGIVEFSFGLYEQRWTRNERVLDIICFVVPKVVVRPFVAYVGLLLLPKFLPGAKGAFAWVPFWWGFAIIAVADDLTQYWYHRLHHQVPWLWRFHRTHHSAPYMGMAMASRQNIIYTIFFSQIYLTTTLVYLGLGYPVLFVTGVKSLITTAAHSSIKWDKPFYTVMWLKPIGWVMERLISTPATHHAHHADTSDDGVGYYKGNFGNMFFIWDIIFRTGIITRQYPSGYGIKHYKEEEWYSQFLWPIFKSKREGSELSLHGPMVGDSAEAAK
- a CDS encoding TIGR04222 domain-containing membrane protein; this encodes MTQEQQTLWTKIQAFNFDGGSPVNHFTKKLAAEQNWTIAFTQKAIEEYKKFMLLCCTSPTGAAPSQIVDEVWHLHLTHTQSYWTDFCRNTLGQDVHHYPSMGGTQEDYKHLNWYKTTKRLYHRTFGTEAPEDIWPTPKEFVPVPEDPIIKWTPALKGWFTALCVLPFIFSGLIFKKLSPFDLKGPQFLVFFFVYASCLLTILAVYLESSKQQAVDVLKRYFPDDISPYQIAAFVYGRARAVQTGIVDLVKRGLIIPQGDHAFVLNKRGYMPRLNETNPLIPGFEAENDDADVIYTEISSRWYNPDEASHPLMVALDKFAVQHRPFINILYIALYGMAGARLIQGLINGKAVGYLIFEIVIVFVISKLTSAAARRDLAMYQAAKDCFIEKFGENPDKTDNIVPGFAVNGLSAVSGFAEIGFLTGMFATYTSSAFRNERGEPVNKDFGGASSCSSGGSGCSGSSCSSGGSGCGSSCGGGCGGCGGGGD